Part of the Pseudomonas sp. M30-35 genome is shown below.
ACCGCATCTACAAAGCAGGTGCACGTTTTCCGTGTGTGCCCAGCTTGAGTTGTTTATAGCTCACTCAGACGTAGCTGTTTGCGTCGCTCTTTGGGCGATTTCGCATGCCAGCGCTTGCAGGCGCGATTGAACGAGCTTTGCTCTGCGTAACCGAGTAAACCGGCCACTTGAGCCATTGGCATATGGGCTTCAATCAGGTAGCGGTCTGCCAATTCCATGCGGGTTCGGTCAACCAGGTCTTCGAACAATAGATTGCGCTCCGACAATCGACGTTGCAGCGAGCGTTCGCGCATTCCGAGCCGTTCTGCAATCAATGGCAGGCTGCAGCGCTGTGTTGGCAGCAAGCGCAGAATCAGTTGTTCCACCTGGTTGCAGATGTCCAGAGGGTTGGCATCGCTGATTGCACTGACGTACTCGATAAGCGTGTCGTGCAGCTCTTGATTATGTTGATCAATTGCTTTGCTTAAGTGTTCAGGCCGCAGAACCAGTGCGTTACAGGCTTGGCCGAAGTAGGCGTGCGCGCCAAAGAAGCGTTGATAGCGTGCTTGCGGCAAGTCTGTGGTGGTGCGCAGCATGACTGAGTCGGCGCGGAAGTTACTGCCAAAAAGCATTTGCAGGGTCTTGTGTGCGATGCAAAGGGCCAGCTCGGTTATTTGCCGAAGTCGATTCAGGCCGGGTATGTGGACTTCGAGTAGCAGTTGGGGGTGCGCTGGGTCGGTTTTGAGATCGATCTCAAGTGAAATCCCCGGGCTGTATACATGTAGAAATTTTGCGATCTCATGCAATGCCCCGCCAACGGTTGATGAGTTCTGAGCGATCACTGCGATAGGCCCAAGAATCATCATGTTTTGCCGCTCGGCAAGCTGTAGGCCGAAATCTGCACATTGCAATTGCTCCGCCGAGTACTCCAGCAAGTTGACCATGGCGCGATAAGAAATTACCGCCGAGCTGCTGTTGAGCAATTGCGGGTCGATATTGAAGCGTTTGAGCATTTGATCGGGATCGCCGCCAAGCTCTCTAATGAGTTGGGGGTAGCCAGTGAGCGATGTGGTTCTTATTAATGCAGTCATTGGTTCAATGGCAGGTTTCTGTCAGTAACTGCTAGTTACTATGGGCCTTGGGTGCCTATAACGCCACTATATTACCGCCTGGGCTGTAGATCACTATGCCGATGCTTTTATCCGGCAAATCAAAAGTTTGATGAGAGCCTGAGGTTGGTTTTATGGCTGACTGATATGTACCCGCAAGCGTATTTACTTGGCAGACAGCCGAACGAAAGTGATCAACACCGGCGCGAACAAAGCTAAACCTTTTGCTCAGGCAATAAAAAACGCCTGGAGAATGATCGAGTGCAAGCGTGACATTCAATAGGCGTTTTCAGGTGGCTTTACAGGGCGTGCCGCATTGCGAAGTTCAGGCCTTGGTGAAATTTGGGGCTGGGCTGCTGATGTAACGAACATCTTCAGCGCCCGGCTGCTGTTTAATCGCTTGGTCAACCCAGGCTTTGATCAGGCCAGCGTCCATCATGTTGATGTATTCGCCTGTTTCGCTGAAATTAACGTTTGCCCCGAAAACAATCATGAAGGTGTCAGTGTCTTCGGTGTTGTCTGCTGGAACATTGAATTGGTGAATCGATCCTCCCGGTTCGAACAGGTAGCTGCCCGCAGTTTGTTTCTGATCCGGGTATTCGGTGTAGTACCAGCAACCGGACAGAGTGTAGAGATGCACAACACCGGTGTGATAGTGGATTGGCAAGGTCACGCCCGGCTTGAATTTAACGCGCAGGCACCACACTCCGTTGTGCGTATCGAGAAACAATGGCGCTACGCTGATGCCGGGATGCAGCAGGCCATCAAGAAAAGGTTGAGCGTTGCTCGAGATGGTGAGTAGCTCATCTTGATGGGTAAAGGTGTCAGGCAGGGCCATATCAATTTCCTCGTTATTATTTTTGGCTAATCGACAGCGTTGGCTGTGACTGTTTTGTCGAGAAGACGCAGATCAGCTGTGTCGAATCCGTCGAACTTCAATCCTTACAGCTTTCCTGCATCATCATTTGGATAGGACTGATTCTGGAACCTAGCGCGTTCTAAAGATTGGCCTCAGCTGCCATGTATTTGACAATTCGCGCCACGTCGATCTGCTCAATCGTTCGCTTTTACGGGCCGTTTAGGGGGCGACATTGAAGTGCTTATATGCCCGCTTGCCGGGTTGTCGATGAGGTGCAAGGTTGCCTGGACAGACCTTCATCCAAGCTTTGCTTGGGCTACGCTTACGCCAAGCAGAATCTTTAGCTGACATTATTTCTGGAGGCCATTGCTGTGCCGCATGCACAGCGTTATAACAGCGCCCGAAATACTGTGCTGTCTCTGTGTTTCGCTGATGCTGACCCTAGGAGCGAATAGGGTCAGTTCATTGGGTTGTAGTTGTACATGTTGTTCGTTGCACGTTCTCCGCTCGCTTTGATACCGAGCCTCTAAGGGCTCAACTACAGTGGTTTGATGGCGGGGCCACAACGTTGTGGCAGTCCGTACGATGGGGAGTCAGTAATGCGCGTTGCAGCCAACCTGTGGATAGCTGTTTGTTGCTGTGTTCTGTGGTCGAGTTGGTTAAATGTGGCGTCTGCTGCTGACACGGCAATGATTGCCGAGGGCGTGCCAGCAGAGTTGAAGATTGCTAATAGAAGCATTGTCGTATTGCGTGCAACGCTGCTCAGCGAAACACCTGAGCAACGTGTCAGCCGCGCGCGTGCGATTATTGATGAAGCACTGGATAGCAATGAAGCGTTAGAGGTCAGGGTTGAATCCGTGCTGAATAGCTACATCGTCCTGCTTGGTCAGCGACGAGCGTTTATTATTTCACCGGGAGATATCGACACCACGGACAGCTCCACGCGTAATACCGCCGAGATTGCCGCGGAAAAACTACGCCTCGTGGTTGCCGAAACGCAGCAAACACGAAATGTGAACTTTATGCTCATGGCCGCAGGCTTCAGCCTCGTTGCCACACTGATCTATTTTATCTTGTTGCGTGGCGTGAGCTGGGTCCGGCGCAAACTGGTCAGCCAGTTGCCGCGACTCATGCAGCGCCATATCAGTACGCTTAAAGTCGGTCACACACCGCTGATTGATATCAAAAACATTTATTACGTGGTCGACCGCCTGTTGTGGCTGTTGTATTGGGCGTTGGTGTTTTTGTTCAGCTATCAGTGGCTGGGCTTTGTGCTTTCGCGGTTCCCGTATACCCGGCCGTGGGGTGAGAGCCTTAATATTTACCTGCTGAACATGGCCGGTTACCTGCTTGAGGGTGTGATCAGTGCGCTGCCTGGGTTGGCGGTTGCTGTTGCCATTTTCTTTATGGCACGCGGCATCATCGGGTTTACCCGTAGTTTGCTGATGCGCATGGCGCGTCCAGGTACTATCACTTGGCTGAGTGGAGAAACGCTGCAGCCAACGATGCGCCTGACATCTATCGCGATCTGGCTGTTTGCTTTAGCCATGGCTTATCCCTACTTGCCGGGCGCAGGCACTGATGCGTTCAAGGGCTTATCGGTGTTGGTCGGTTTGATGATCTCCCTCGGCGCATCGAGCGTGGTGGGTCAAGCTGCAGCGGGGCTGATACTGACGTACTCGCGGACCTTGCGTCCGGGGGAGTTCGTCAACGTAGGCGGCCACGAAGGCACGGTTACCGAGTTGGGCATGTTCACCACAACCATCCGTACAGGCCTGGGTGAGGTGCTGACGATTCCTAATGCGATGATCACTGGCGGCGTGACCAAGAACTACTCGCGCACGGTCAATGGCAGTGGCTATGTGGTCGATACGGTGGTCACCATCGGCTATGACACGCCGTGGCGCCAAGTCGAAGCCATGCTGCTTGAAGCGGCTAAGCGCACTGACGGGATCATCAACGAGCCTGCGCCGCAAGTGTTCCAGACTGCGCTCTCAGACTTCTATCCTGAGTATCGCCTGGTCGCACAGGCCATCCCCAGTGAGCCACGCCCTCGTGCGCAATTGCTCAGCGTGTTGCATGCCAATATTCAGGATGTCTTCAACGAGTACGGCGTAGCCATTATGTCGCCGCATTATTTAAGTGACCCGCAAGACGCCAAACTGGTCCCGCGCGAAAACTGGTATGCCGCGCCTGCGCAAAAGCCCAAAACGGCATTGGGTGAAGGCCGAGGGAGCGACAGTGCGGAGCCCGCGTAACGGCTTGGCAGTTTGCTTGGAAAAGTCGCATGGAGAAGGACGAGGGCAAGCGACTTCAGTACCGTTGCCGGACGCCTAGCGATGCAGCTGCTGTGAAACGATCTGCGTAATAAAAAGGGGGCAGAAATTAATCTGCCCCCTTTTTTTGCTGTTTTCGCAGCAGGGTTTGCCCGAGGTCTAAGCTGCTATAGCCTTAGATACGGAACTGACCAACCAGTGAGCCCAAACGATCACCAAGGCCTGCCAAGTTGCGTGCAGTGTGTGCGCCTTGCTGGGTTTCATCCGCCACGCTGTCGACTGCCACAGCAATCTTGTGCACGCTACGGTTGATCTCTTCAGCCACTGCGGTTTGCTCTTCTGCTGCGCTGGCGATCTGCGCGTTCATCGCATTGATGGTGCCGATCAGCTGCGCAATCGCGTCGAGCGAAGTACCCGCGTGGTTGGCTTGCTCGCGGGTTACATCACCGGCATCGCTGGAGCGCTGCATCGAGGTGACCGCAGCTTGCGTACCCTTCTGCAAGCGATCGATCATGCCTTGAATCTCTTGGGTGCTCTGCTGAGTGCGACTGGCCAGTGCACGGACTTCATCGGCGACGACGGCAAATCCGCGACCGGCTTCACCAGCACGTGCGGCTTCGATAGCGGCGTTGAGGGCGAGCAAGTTGGTCTGTTCAGCGATTGAGCGGATCACATCCAGTACGCCGACAATCGAGGTCACATCCTTTTGCAGGGTATCAAGCGATACACCGCTGTCACGAATATCCTGCACCAGAGTGTGAATACGCTCGATACTGCCATCGACCACTTTTTTCGCGGCCTGGCCTTCGGTGTCAGTCTTCTGCGCAGCCTCTGCTGCACCTTGAGCGCTTTGTGCAACTTCTTGCGCTGCTGCCGACATCTCGTTGATCGCGGTGGCAACCTGATCGGTCTCGTGGCGCTGGCGCTCCATGGCATCTTCCGAGCGCTGGGCTTGTGCCGATACCTGGCCGACCAGCTCGGTCAGTTGGCCCGTCACGTCAACCATCTGGCTAACCATGCCATGAATCTTCTCGACAAAGCGGTTGAACGAACCGGCCAGTTGGCCCAGCTCGTCGTCGCCATTAATGGGCAGGCGACGGGTTAGGTCACCTTCACCGGCGGCGATGTCATCGAGGTTGTCCTTGATCTGCTGCAGAGGGCGCAGGAAGGTGTTGCTCAACACCACACCGGCAATGCCGAACACGACCAACAACACAATCGCGATCACCACGATGCTGCTGATGATGGTGCTGATGCGCTGATCAATTGCAACCTGCACCTTGGCGATTTGCGCCTCGACACCGTCCAGATTAATTGCCGTGCCCAGCGCCATGTCCCACTTTGGCAGGTAATAGCTGTAAGCCATTTTCGGCACCATCACTGAGTCATCAGTCGGCAATGGCGAGCTGTAATTCACGTAGTAGGTATTGTCCTTGGCGACCCTCACCAATTCGCGATTGATGTACACGCCGTTGGAGTCGCGTCGGTCGTTCAGATTCTTGCCGACATCCACTGGGCTGTCACCCCGAAACAGGCGAACCACATTGGAGTCATGGCCGAAGAAGTAGCCGTCTTTGCCGTACTTGATCTTCGACAGAATGGCGATGGCCTGCTCACGGCTAGCCATATCGCCCGGCGCTGCGTTGTCATACAGCGTCTGCACCGAACCCAGTGCGATTTGCGAGTAATGCTGCAGTTCCTTGCGGCTTTCCTGTAGCAGGCGCTCGCGCGTTTCCTTGAGCTCTTCGGTGGCCAGGTTTTGCAACACCCAGCCGGCCGCGCCACTAATGACCAAGGCAAAGAGCAGTACAGGTATCAGTGCGAGCAGCACCACTTTGGTTTTCAGTTTAAGCAACATTAGGCAAATCCTCGTACAGCGCCAAAGGCAGATTACTAGCGCGTCGGATACCTTATCGGTCGCTTGGCTGAAAAATTGAATGGGAATTGTTGTGCCGCGATGAACAGTCATCTTCAGGCCCGGCTGAGTGGACTGTCTTCATACCAAGGTGCGTCATCTGTTTGTAACGTTATCGACATAAGTTGGCAGGCGGACTGCTGTGGGTGATGGGTTTCGACGTCATTATTTGTCTTCTTTGTCGGACTTAATGATCGAATAGGAATTTACTATGACGGCCGGTGACACCCGCAGAAAAGTGATAATCAGGTCTGATGACATGAAAGCTGATGACTTCATGCAGCTGTCCTCAATGATGTTTGGCACCGTCTATGCCAACTTACCCCGTTTGGACAAGCGCATTAATATCGCTGGCGTATATGGCCGCTATGACGGGGTTAGTTTTCGCCATATGATTTACCGCGGAAACTTTACGATCGAGCTGCCGCCGGTTAACGATGAAATAACTTTTGTGCTGCCCATCGCAGGCAAGATCATGTTCAACCAGGCCAGCGATATGGTCGGTGTTCCCAGTGTTGGCATTGCCATGGACAAAGCTGATCTGCGCTCAACACGGTTTATCGACAGCCATGAACAATATGGTTTTTCCATTCGCCGGGGGCTATTTGCCGAGCGGCTTTCTACGCTCTTGGGTAAACCCATTTTAAACAGTGTCAGGTTTCATCCGATGGTGGATTTAAACCTGCCTGCATTTGCGGGCGTCAGGTCATTGCTGGAGTTTGCTACTGGCGCTGATGCTGACGCTTTGATCAACTCCAGTGCCCTGATGCCGATGCGTATTCAAGAGATGTTGGTGGATGCTGTGCTGGAGAGCTGGCCACACAATTACACTGACTTGCTGCAACGCAAGGGGCCGCTTATAGCGCCGCGTCACGTGAAGTTGGCTGTTGAGTTTATTCAGGAGCACCCAGAAGCGTCGGTCAGCGGCACTCAACTGGCTGAGCTGACCAATGTCAGCTTGCGCGCCTTGCAAGATGGGTTTCGCCGTTTTATGGGCACTTCAATTGCGGCCTACCAGAGACAAGTACGCTTGGAACGAGCCCATAGCGCTATTGTTCAGGACCCTTCGCGCTCCATCGCTGAGATTGCCCTGTGTTTGGGCTTTACCAATGTGGGGCGTTTTAGTCAGTACTTTCAGAGTGCCTTTGGGCAAAGCCCGCTGGATGTAAAGAACGGTCTGCGCAGGCGTATTTGCACATAGGTTCGCCGCACCCCCAGCTTCTATTCGAGACTGGGTGTGCGGCGTGATAGCGGTTTAGAAGGCAATGCTCGCGTTGATCTGACCACTCAGACCACTGCTTTCATCGCCAGAAAGCACATTAAAGTCGGCACCCAGCGTCAGGGCCTGGTGCGATGCGCTGATGTTCAACCCTGCTTTGATCATGTTGTCTGAGTCGAAAGCCGAATCCTGATCAATGCCCAGCCCTAATACGCTGGCCGAGCTTTTAACCTTCGGGTCATTGAGCATGTGTTCATAGCCCAGCTGCAAGCCGGGCGTCACGCGCCAATCAGCAACCAAGCGCGACTCGAAGCCAAGTTTTACCCCGGCTACCACGCTGTTTAGGCTCCGGTTGGTGCTGTCTACGTCCAGCGCCAGTTCACTGCCTTTTTCCTTGAAACCATCGAGTTGCACATAGCTGGTGCGCAAGCCAATTTCAGGCTCAATGAGCAGAGACCCACGTGTCATGCGATAACCCAAGCTGCCTTTGGCTCCATAGAAGCTGCCATGGGTGTCACCCTTTGCCGTTCCGAGGCCGCCAGTCAGATCGCGCTTGCTGCTGTAGTCGATGTAACCCGCATTAACTTGAACGCTCAGATAGGCACCGCTTTCGAGGCTGTCGAAGGCATAGCGACTGCCCGCGCTGATAAAGGTTGAATCGGTGTTTACATCGCCACCGGCA
Proteins encoded:
- a CDS encoding AraC family transcriptional regulator — its product is MTALIRTTSLTGYPQLIRELGGDPDQMLKRFNIDPQLLNSSSAVISYRAMVNLLEYSAEQLQCADFGLQLAERQNMMILGPIAVIAQNSSTVGGALHEIAKFLHVYSPGISLEIDLKTDPAHPQLLLEVHIPGLNRLRQITELALCIAHKTLQMLFGSNFRADSVMLRTTTDLPQARYQRFFGAHAYFGQACNALVLRPEHLSKAIDQHNQELHDTLIEYVSAISDANPLDICNQVEQLILRLLPTQRCSLPLIAERLGMRERSLQRRLSERNLLFEDLVDRTRMELADRYLIEAHMPMAQVAGLLGYAEQSSFNRACKRWHAKSPKERRKQLRLSEL
- a CDS encoding 2,4'-dihydroxyacetophenone dioxygenase family protein; protein product: MALPDTFTHQDELLTISSNAQPFLDGLLHPGISVAPLFLDTHNGVWCLRVKFKPGVTLPIHYHTGVVHLYTLSGCWYYTEYPDQKQTAGSYLFEPGGSIHQFNVPADNTEDTDTFMIVFGANVNFSETGEYINMMDAGLIKAWVDQAIKQQPGAEDVRYISSPAPNFTKA
- a CDS encoding mechanosensitive ion channel family protein, with translation MRVAANLWIAVCCCVLWSSWLNVASAADTAMIAEGVPAELKIANRSIVVLRATLLSETPEQRVSRARAIIDEALDSNEALEVRVESVLNSYIVLLGQRRAFIISPGDIDTTDSSTRNTAEIAAEKLRLVVAETQQTRNVNFMLMAAGFSLVATLIYFILLRGVSWVRRKLVSQLPRLMQRHISTLKVGHTPLIDIKNIYYVVDRLLWLLYWALVFLFSYQWLGFVLSRFPYTRPWGESLNIYLLNMAGYLLEGVISALPGLAVAVAIFFMARGIIGFTRSLLMRMARPGTITWLSGETLQPTMRLTSIAIWLFALAMAYPYLPGAGTDAFKGLSVLVGLMISLGASSVVGQAAAGLILTYSRTLRPGEFVNVGGHEGTVTELGMFTTTIRTGLGEVLTIPNAMITGGVTKNYSRTVNGSGYVVDTVVTIGYDTPWRQVEAMLLEAAKRTDGIINEPAPQVFQTALSDFYPEYRLVAQAIPSEPRPRAQLLSVLHANIQDVFNEYGVAIMSPHYLSDPQDAKLVPRENWYAAPAQKPKTALGEGRGSDSAEPA
- a CDS encoding methyl-accepting chemotaxis protein, which translates into the protein MVSQMVDVTGQLTELVGQVSAQAQRSEDAMERQRHETDQVATAINEMSAAAQEVAQSAQGAAEAAQKTDTEGQAAKKVVDGSIERIHTLVQDIRDSGVSLDTLQKDVTSIVGVLDVIRSIAEQTNLLALNAAIEAARAGEAGRGFAVVADEVRALASRTQQSTQEIQGMIDRLQKGTQAAVTSMQRSSDAGDVTREQANHAGTSLDAIAQLIGTINAMNAQIASAAEEQTAVAEEINRSVHKIAVAVDSVADETQQGAHTARNLAGLGDRLGSLVGQFRI
- a CDS encoding AraC family transcriptional regulator, translating into MKADDFMQLSSMMFGTVYANLPRLDKRINIAGVYGRYDGVSFRHMIYRGNFTIELPPVNDEITFVLPIAGKIMFNQASDMVGVPSVGIAMDKADLRSTRFIDSHEQYGFSIRRGLFAERLSTLLGKPILNSVRFHPMVDLNLPAFAGVRSLLEFATGADADALINSSALMPMRIQEMLVDAVLESWPHNYTDLLQRKGPLIAPRHVKLAVEFIQEHPEASVSGTQLAELTNVSLRALQDGFRRFMGTSIAAYQRQVRLERAHSAIVQDPSRSIAEIALCLGFTNVGRFSQYFQSAFGQSPLDVKNGLRRRICT